In the Chitinophagales bacterium genome, one interval contains:
- a CDS encoding Rne/Rng family ribonuclease, whose translation MSQVLERELVIQATDLGCDIALLENKELVEFHRESRQTTLNVGDIYWARVKKIMPPLNAVFIDIGEGKEAFLHYTDLGEKFSSFRGFFKRVISKEQLKIERFQPLEEFPKDGKIGDFLAVNDYLAVQILKEPMSSKGARLSADLSIAGRYLVLTPFMPQSNISKKITNPVERTRLREITSKLTINNIGVIIRTVAEGKTVKELHEDFNELLEIWQTICQKISQANGIVKLFEEQSKSNTLLRDILNDSFTKIHVHGEELSSSIKTYVEKIAPEKSDIIKSYTQESVFEVLNLTPRIKSSFNKIIPLPSGGYLIIEQTEAMCVIDVNSGVHKAKKDLLESNESILKTNLEAAKEIARQLRLRDIGGIIVIDFIDTKVQETRDTIYEGMIDFMRPDKASHTILPLSKFCLMQITRSRTKPQEKVITKEVCPSCKGSGKVSNVIFITDHIFNKLQSVLKFDKHITLTVHPYVYAYLTKGLISEIIKWQWKLKTFIKLRKNSSLGVVDFNFTDSQGQVLVL comes from the coding sequence GTGAGTCAAGTTTTGGAACGTGAATTAGTCATACAAGCCACTGATTTAGGATGTGATATAGCTCTGCTAGAAAATAAAGAGCTAGTAGAATTTCATCGTGAATCTCGTCAAACTACCCTCAATGTTGGGGACATCTATTGGGCACGGGTAAAAAAGATAATGCCCCCATTAAATGCTGTATTTATAGATATAGGAGAAGGCAAAGAGGCATTTTTACATTATACGGATTTAGGGGAGAAATTTTCTTCTTTTCGTGGATTTTTCAAGCGCGTAATTTCTAAAGAACAGCTAAAAATCGAGCGATTTCAACCTTTAGAGGAGTTTCCTAAGGATGGTAAAATTGGAGATTTTTTAGCAGTGAATGACTATCTAGCAGTTCAAATACTAAAAGAACCAATGAGCAGCAAGGGCGCACGGTTGTCTGCTGATTTATCTATTGCCGGTCGATATTTAGTATTGACCCCTTTTATGCCTCAGTCCAATATTTCTAAGAAAATTACGAATCCAGTTGAGAGAACCAGATTGAGAGAAATTACATCAAAGTTAACTATAAATAATATTGGAGTTATTATTCGAACGGTAGCCGAAGGAAAAACTGTAAAAGAACTTCATGAAGACTTTAATGAGCTATTGGAAATCTGGCAGACTATTTGTCAAAAAATAAGTCAAGCCAATGGCATAGTTAAACTTTTCGAAGAACAATCTAAATCTAATACTCTGCTTCGAGATATACTCAATGACAGTTTTACGAAAATTCATGTACATGGAGAAGAACTTTCCTCTAGTATTAAAACCTACGTAGAGAAAATAGCACCGGAAAAATCAGATATCATAAAGTCTTATACCCAAGAGTCCGTCTTTGAAGTTTTGAATCTGACGCCTAGAATAAAGTCCTCTTTCAACAAAATTATTCCATTGCCATCTGGAGGATATCTAATTATAGAGCAGACTGAAGCTATGTGTGTAATAGATGTCAATAGTGGTGTACATAAGGCTAAGAAAGATTTGTTAGAGAGTAATGAATCTATCCTAAAAACAAATTTAGAAGCAGCCAAAGAAATTGCCAGACAACTTCGTTTAAGAGATATTGGGGGTATCATCGTTATAGATTTTATAGATACCAAGGTGCAGGAAACCCGCGATACTATTTATGAAGGTATGATAGATTTTATGAGACCAGACAAAGCGAGTCACACTATTTTACCCTTATCAAAATTCTGCCTGATGCAGATAACACGCAGCCGGACTAAGCCACAAGAAAAAGTCATCACTAAAGAAGTTTGTCCTAGTTGCAAAGGCTCTGGTAAAGTGTCCAATGTCATTTTTATAACGGATCATATATTTAATAAGCTACAGAGTGTTTTGAAATTTGATAAACATATCACATTAACTGTACATCCTTATGTATATGCTTATTTGACTAAAGGATTAATTTCAGAAATTATCAAATGGCAATGGAAGCTAAAAACTTTCATTAAACTTCGAAAAAACTCTAGTCTAGGAGTGGTAGACTTTAATTTTACAGATAGTCAAGGTCAGGTCTTAGTTTTGTGA